In Streptomyces canus, one DNA window encodes the following:
- a CDS encoding pirin family protein, which yields MSTVESGVDVLSARDVPLGGPRALHVRRPLPQRARTLIGAWCFADHYGPVGATGTGMDVPPHPHTGLQTVSRLFSGEIEHRDTLGTHALVRPGEMNLMTGGYGIAHSEVSTPNTTVIHGVQLWVALPEEHRNAARDFQHHVPEPVRVDGAEVRVFLGSLAGSSSPVRTFTPLLGAEIILDPGASLTLAVDTAFEYGLLVDSGDVRLLDTALRPAELGYVPRGTDTLTVVNDSDAPARTILLGGPPFEEEIVMWWNFIGRSHEDIVKAREDWQAGSDRFGEVEGHPGSPLPAPELPNAVITPRGNPQRR from the coding sequence CCGCGCGGGATGTGCCGCTGGGCGGGCCGCGCGCGCTGCACGTGCGCCGGCCCCTGCCGCAGCGGGCGCGCACCCTGATCGGAGCCTGGTGCTTCGCCGATCACTACGGTCCCGTCGGCGCCACCGGCACGGGCATGGACGTGCCCCCGCATCCGCACACCGGCCTGCAGACCGTGAGCCGGCTGTTCAGCGGGGAGATCGAGCACCGCGACACCCTGGGCACCCACGCGCTCGTCCGGCCCGGCGAGATGAACCTCATGACCGGCGGGTACGGCATCGCCCACTCGGAGGTCTCCACGCCGAACACCACCGTCATCCATGGCGTCCAGCTGTGGGTGGCGCTGCCCGAGGAGCACCGCAACGCCGCGCGCGACTTCCAGCACCATGTTCCTGAGCCGGTGCGGGTCGACGGCGCCGAGGTCAGGGTCTTCCTGGGCTCGCTCGCAGGCAGCTCCTCCCCGGTGCGGACCTTCACCCCCTTGCTCGGCGCCGAGATCATCCTCGACCCGGGTGCGTCGCTCACGCTCGCCGTGGACACCGCCTTCGAGTACGGCCTCCTCGTCGACAGCGGGGACGTCCGCCTGCTCGACACGGCGCTGCGCCCGGCCGAACTCGGCTACGTCCCCCGGGGCACCGACACCCTGACGGTGGTGAACGACTCGGACGCTCCCGCGCGCACGATCCTGCTCGGGGGTCCTCCCTTCGAGGAGGAGATCGTCATGTGGTGGAACTTCATCGGCCGCAGTCACGAGGACATCGTCAAGGCGCGGGAGGACTGGCAGGCCGGCTCCGACCGCTTCGGCGAGGTCGAGGGTCACCCCGGGAGCCCCCTGCCCGCCCCGGAGCTGCCCAACGCCGTCATCACGCCGCGCGGCAATCCCCAGCGCCGCTGA